One Setaria viridis chromosome 7, Setaria_viridis_v4.0, whole genome shotgun sequence genomic region harbors:
- the LOC117863920 gene encoding casein kinase 1 isoform X1 — protein sequence MEQVVGGKFKLGKKIGSGSFGELYLAVNVQNGEEVAVKLESVKSRHPQLHYESKLYMLLQGGTGIPHLKWFGVEGEYNVMVIDLLGPSLEDLFNYCSRKFSLKTVLMLADQMISRVEYMHTKGFLHRDIKPDNFLMGLGRKANQVFVIDYGLAKKYRDLQSHKHIPYRENKNLTGTARYASVNTHLGVEQSRRDDLESLGYVLMYFLRGSLPWQGLKAGTKKQKYDRISEKKMLTPVEVLCKSYPTEFTAYFHYCRSLRFEDKPDYSYLRRVFRDLFIREGYQLDYVFDWTIMKYPQFRDKSKLQSSGKASGLAGPSAERTERTAGIKSFSRKSFGEICYLKLLYQQLAHDIPDRLFSAAEALFRTGSGSGHNREHTKHKSLLESLMPSKAAVDSDKTRPASSSRNGSTSRRAILSSSKPSSSGDPSDPNRTGRIVSSSSSRPSATAQRAHHLGGAEIRSSSLSKIGRSSHDDAVRNFELLSIGVDRRK from the exons ATGGAGCAGGTGGTCGGGGGGAAGTTCAAGCTCGGGAAGAAGATCGGGAGCGGATCCTTCGGGGAGCTCTACCTCG CCGTGAACGTGCAGAATGGTGAAGAGGTGGCCGTCAAACTG GAATCAGTGAAATCACGGCATCCGCAGCTTCACTATGAATCAAAACTGTACATGCTTTTGCAGGGTGGAA CTGGGATCCCACATCTGAAGTGGTTTGGGGTAGAGGGGGAGTACAATGTCATGGTGATTGACCTGCTTGGTCCAAGTTTGGAGGACTTATTTAATTACTGCAGCAGAAAGTTCTCCCTCAAAACTGTACTGATGCTTGCTGATCAGATG ATCAGTAGAGTTGAGTATATGCACACAAAGGGGTTTCTACATCGTGATATCAAGCCTGATAATTTCCTCATGGGTTTAGGACGTAAAGCAAACCAG GTATTTGTCATCGACTATGGCCTTGCGAAAAAGTACCGAGACCTCCAAAGTCATAAGCACATACCATACAG GGAAAACAAAAATCTCACAGGGACTGCGCGATATGCCAGTGTAAATACCCATCTTGGAGTAG AACAAAGCAGGAGAGATGATCTGGAATCTCTTGGTTATGTGCTGATGTATTTCTTAAGAGGAAG TCTTCCTTGGCAAGGTCTGAAAGCTGGCACAAAGAAGCAAAAATATGATAGAATCAGTGAAAAGAAAATGCTAACACCAGTTGAG GTCCTCTGTAAATCATATCCAACAGAGTTTACTGCATACTTCCATTACTGTCGATCCCTACGATTTGAAGATAAACCGGATTATTCCTATTTGAGGAGAGTCTTCCGTGACTTATTTATCCGCGAAG GGTACCAACTAGATTATGTATTTGACTGGACCATTATGAAGTATCCTCAATTTAGAGATAAAAGCAAACTTCAG TCTAGCGGCAAGGCAAGTGGGTTGGCAGGCCCTTCTGCAGAACGGACTGAGAGAACTGCAGGTATTAAATCTTTTAGCAGGAAATCATTCGGTGAAATTTGCTACCTAAAACTTTTGTATCAACAACTGGCACACGACATCCCTGACAGATTATTTTCTGCAGCTGAAGCTTTGTTTAGAACTGGATCCGGTTCTGGTCACAATAGAGAACACACCAAGCACAAAAGTCTTCTAGAGTCCTTGATGCCATCCAAGGCG GCTGTTGATTCTGATAAAACAAggccagcatcatcatcacgcAATGGAAGCACATCAAGAAGAGCCATCCTTTCATCAAGCAAGCCAAGCTCCTCTGGAGATCCAAGTGACCCAAACCGCACGGGCCGCATAGTCTCGAGTAGCAGCAGCCGCCCATCAGCTACTGCCCAAAGGGCGCACCATTTGGGAGGAGCTGAGATCAGGTCCTCGTCTTTATCAAAAATCGGTAGGTCTTCACATGATGACGCTGTCAGGAACTTCGAGCTGCTCTCAATCGGCGTTGACAGGAGAAAATAA
- the LOC117863920 gene encoding casein kinase 1 isoform X2: protein MEQVVGGKFKLGKKIGSGSFGELYLAVNVQNGEEVAVKLESVKSRHPQLHYESKLYMLLQGGTGIPHLKWFGVEGEYNVMVIDLLGPSLEDLFNYCSRKFSLKTVLMLADQMISRVEYMHTKGFLHRDIKPDNFLMGLGRKANQVFVIDYGLAKKYRDLQSHKHIPYRENKNLTGTARYASVNTHLGVEQSRRDDLESLGYVLMYFLRGSLPWQGLKAGTKKQKYDRISEKKMLTPVEVLCKSYPTEFTAYFHYCRSLRFEDKPDYSYLRRVFRDLFIREGYQLDYVFDWTIMKYPQFRDKSKLQSSGKASGLAGPSAERTERTAAEALFRTGSGSGHNREHTKHKSLLESLMPSKAAVDSDKTRPASSSRNGSTSRRAILSSSKPSSSGDPSDPNRTGRIVSSSSSRPSATAQRAHHLGGAEIRSSSLSKIGRSSHDDAVRNFELLSIGVDRRK, encoded by the exons ATGGAGCAGGTGGTCGGGGGGAAGTTCAAGCTCGGGAAGAAGATCGGGAGCGGATCCTTCGGGGAGCTCTACCTCG CCGTGAACGTGCAGAATGGTGAAGAGGTGGCCGTCAAACTG GAATCAGTGAAATCACGGCATCCGCAGCTTCACTATGAATCAAAACTGTACATGCTTTTGCAGGGTGGAA CTGGGATCCCACATCTGAAGTGGTTTGGGGTAGAGGGGGAGTACAATGTCATGGTGATTGACCTGCTTGGTCCAAGTTTGGAGGACTTATTTAATTACTGCAGCAGAAAGTTCTCCCTCAAAACTGTACTGATGCTTGCTGATCAGATG ATCAGTAGAGTTGAGTATATGCACACAAAGGGGTTTCTACATCGTGATATCAAGCCTGATAATTTCCTCATGGGTTTAGGACGTAAAGCAAACCAG GTATTTGTCATCGACTATGGCCTTGCGAAAAAGTACCGAGACCTCCAAAGTCATAAGCACATACCATACAG GGAAAACAAAAATCTCACAGGGACTGCGCGATATGCCAGTGTAAATACCCATCTTGGAGTAG AACAAAGCAGGAGAGATGATCTGGAATCTCTTGGTTATGTGCTGATGTATTTCTTAAGAGGAAG TCTTCCTTGGCAAGGTCTGAAAGCTGGCACAAAGAAGCAAAAATATGATAGAATCAGTGAAAAGAAAATGCTAACACCAGTTGAG GTCCTCTGTAAATCATATCCAACAGAGTTTACTGCATACTTCCATTACTGTCGATCCCTACGATTTGAAGATAAACCGGATTATTCCTATTTGAGGAGAGTCTTCCGTGACTTATTTATCCGCGAAG GGTACCAACTAGATTATGTATTTGACTGGACCATTATGAAGTATCCTCAATTTAGAGATAAAAGCAAACTTCAG TCTAGCGGCAAGGCAAGTGGGTTGGCAGGCCCTTCTGCAGAACGGACTGAGAGAACTGCAG CTGAAGCTTTGTTTAGAACTGGATCCGGTTCTGGTCACAATAGAGAACACACCAAGCACAAAAGTCTTCTAGAGTCCTTGATGCCATCCAAGGCG GCTGTTGATTCTGATAAAACAAggccagcatcatcatcacgcAATGGAAGCACATCAAGAAGAGCCATCCTTTCATCAAGCAAGCCAAGCTCCTCTGGAGATCCAAGTGACCCAAACCGCACGGGCCGCATAGTCTCGAGTAGCAGCAGCCGCCCATCAGCTACTGCCCAAAGGGCGCACCATTTGGGAGGAGCTGAGATCAGGTCCTCGTCTTTATCAAAAATCGGTAGGTCTTCACATGATGACGCTGTCAGGAACTTCGAGCTGCTCTCAATCGGCGTTGACAGGAGAAAATAA
- the LOC117863919 gene encoding putative pentatricopeptide repeat-containing protein At3g23330 — protein MSVAAAGSAPPPPPLSWAYQIRVAAAHGHFRDAVSLFLRMRASAAPRSSVPASLPAALKSCAALGLRALGASLHGLAIRSGAFADRFTANALLNFYCKLPDSYLHSSGVISVDGTGSATALESVRKVFDEMLERDVVSWNTLVLGCAEEGRHQEALGLVRKMWSDGFRPDSFTLSSVLPIFAECADVKRGMEVHGFAIRNGFDNDVFVGSSLIDMYANCTRTDYSVKVFDKLPVRDPILWNSMLAGCAQNGSVEEALGIFHRMLQAGVRPVPVTFSSLIPVCGNLVSLRFGKQLHAYVIQGGFEDNVFISSSLIDMYCKCGDISIARLIFDRMPSPDIVSRTAMIMGYALHGPAREALVLFERMELGNVKPNHITFLAVLTACSHAGLVDKGRKYFKSMSDQYGIVPTLEHCAAFADILGRAGELDEAYSFISKMQIKPTPCVWSTLLRACRVHKNTFLAEEVAKKIMELEPRSISSHVVLSNVYSASGRWNEAARLRKSMRNKGMKKDPACSWIEVKNKLHVFVAHDRSHPLYDRIIDALNVFSEQMARQGYVPNTEDVFQDIEEEQKRYVLCGHSEKLAIVFGIISTPSGTTIRVMKNLRVCIDCHTVTKYISKLAEREIVVRDANRFHHFKDGNCSCGDFW, from the coding sequence ATGTCCGTTGCCGCGGCCGGCtctgcaccaccgccacctccgctcTCATGGGCTTACCAGATCCGCGTGGCCGCCGCCCATGGCCACTTCCGCGACGCCGTCTCCCTCTTCCTCCGGAtgcgcgcctccgccgcgccgcgctcgtcTGTCCCGGCCTCCCTCCCCGCGGCGCTCAAGTCCTGCGCCGCCCTCGGCCTCCGCGCCCTCGGCGCCTCCCTCCACGGGCTGGCCATCCGCTCCGGCGCATTCGCCGACCGCTTCACCGCCAACGCCCTCCTCAACTTCTACTGCAAGCTCCCAGATTCGTATCTCCACTCCTCCGGTGTGATCAGCGTGGATGGCACGGGATCAGCAACCGCACTGGAGAGCGTGCGgaaggtgttcgacgaaatgctcGAGAGGGACGTGGTGTCCTGGAACACTTTGGTGCTGGGCTGTGCAGAGGAAGGGAGGCACCAGGAAGCGCTGGGTTTGGTCAGGAAGATGTGGAGTGATGGGTTTAGGCCTGACTCGTTCACCTTGTCCAGTGTGCTGCCAATCTTTGCTGAGTGTGCCGACGTCAAGAGAGGAATGGAGGTTCATGGCTTTGCGATCAGGAATGGGTTTGACAACGATGTGTTTGTTGGCAGTAGCCTGATTGATATGTATGCGAATTGCACTCGGACCGATTACTCTGTCAAAGTGTTTGACAAGCTCCCGGTACGTGACCCAATTCTGTGGAACTCCATGCTTGCAGGGTGTGCACAAAATGGTTCAGTTGAGGAGGCTCTTGGAATATTTCATCGGATGCTGCAGGCTGGAGTTAGGCCTGTGCCTGTGACTTTCTCAAGCCTCATACCTGTTTGTGGCAATTTGGTGTCGTTGCGCTTTGGAAAGCAGCTGCATGCCTATGTGATCCAGGGTGGGTTTGAAGATAATGTGTTTATATCTAGCTCCCTGATTGACATGTACTGCAAATGTGGGGACATTAGCATTGCCCGTCTCATCTTTGACAGGATGCCTTCACCAGACATTGTATCACGAACTGCGATGATCATGGGGTATGCATTGCATGGTCCAGCAAGAGAGGCTCTTGTGCTGTTTGAGAGAATGGAATTGGGAAATGTGAAGCCTAATCATATCACCTTTCTTGCGGTTCTCACTGCATGCAGTCATGCTGGATTGGTGGATAAGGGCCGGAAGTATTTCAAGAGTATGTCAGACCAGTATGGAATTGTTCCTACTCTAGAGCACTGTGCAGCTTTTGCAGATATCCTTGGCCGTGCAGGAGAGTTAGATGAAGCATATAGTTTTATATCTAAGATGCAAATAAAGCCAACTCCATGTGTATGGTCCACATTGTTAAGGGCTTGCAGGGTCCATAAAAATACCTTTTTAGCTGAGGAAGTAGCCAAGAAAATTATGGAGCTTGAACCTAGGAGCATCAGTTCTCATGTAGTTTTATCAAATGTGTATTCAGCTTCTGGGAGATGGAATGAAGCAGCACGCCTTCGGAAATCTATGAGAAATAAGGGTATGAAGAAAGATCCAGCTTGCAGTTGGATTGAAGTGAAGAACAAACTGCATGTATTTGTTGCTCATGATAGGTCCCATCCCTTGTACGACAGGATTATTGATGCACTGAATGTTTTCTCAGAGCAGATGGCACGCCAAGGATATGTGCCTAATACAGAGGATGTTTTCCAGGACATTGAAGAAGAGCAGAAGAGATATGTGTTATGTGGTCACAGTGAGAAGCTTGCTATAGTGTTTGGTATTATAAGCACACCTTCCGGAACCACAATTCGTGTGATGAAGAATCTACGAGTCTGTATTGATTGCCACACAGTAACCAAGTATATCTCAAAATTAGCTGAGAGGGAGATTGTTGTGCGTGATGCAAACCGTTTCCACCACTTTAAGGATGGAAATTGTTCCTGTGGGGACTTTTGGTGA